Proteins from a single region of Candidatus Rubrimentiphilum sp.:
- a CDS encoding hotdog domain-containing protein, whose translation MTAEKAGNKGVDALSTPMLVQLVEDAAMACIAPTLAEDQVSLATHVDLEHRRPVPVGFILRTEVEVVLVDGPRVSFTVQVFDEQDSVAEGTHERYVMDRTKFRLKLEEKLS comes from the coding sequence ATGACCGCAGAAAAGGCCGGCAATAAGGGCGTCGACGCCCTTTCTACGCCCATGCTCGTGCAGCTGGTCGAGGACGCCGCGATGGCCTGCATCGCCCCCACCTTAGCCGAGGACCAGGTCAGCCTGGCCACCCACGTGGACCTGGAGCACCGCCGCCCCGTCCCGGTCGGGTTCATCCTGCGGACCGAGGTGGAGGTCGTCCTCGTGGACGGTCCCCGGGTCAGTTTTACCGTACAGGTGTTCGATGAGCAGGACTCCGTGGCCGAAGGGACCCACGAGCGCTACGTGATGGACCGAACAAAATTTCGCTTAAAGCTTGAAGAGAAGCTCAGTTAA